One window of Novosphingobium sp. 9U genomic DNA carries:
- a CDS encoding SDR family oxidoreductase — MEAEAFASRYGPWALIAGASEGTGASFARQLAEAGLDLILVARRQAPLDQLADELRARHGVEVVTATIDLAAEDATARLVEAAGHREVGLLILNAGADPNGSMFLDNAIANWDALATRNVMTTMRALHAFGAPMRERGRGGMIVVGSGACYAGLPGIGVYAASKAFDLVLCEALWAELEPHGVDVLSYVIGRTDTPAHRELMEARGMAIPDNLADPDDVARLGLERLPHGPVCNWGEADDEAVVSATSAAQRRERIRAVAAMSAAYAAKG, encoded by the coding sequence ATGGAAGCGGAGGCGTTCGCAAGTCGATACGGGCCATGGGCGCTGATTGCCGGCGCGTCGGAAGGTACCGGCGCCAGCTTCGCTCGGCAATTGGCCGAAGCGGGCTTGGATCTGATCCTCGTCGCTCGCCGCCAGGCTCCGCTCGATCAGCTCGCGGACGAGCTGCGCGCTCGCCATGGTGTTGAGGTTGTCACCGCCACCATCGACCTCGCGGCTGAGGATGCCACGGCTCGGCTCGTCGAGGCGGCAGGGCACCGCGAAGTGGGTCTCTTGATCCTCAACGCCGGCGCTGATCCGAACGGCTCCATGTTCCTCGACAATGCCATTGCCAACTGGGATGCGCTCGCCACGCGCAACGTCATGACCACCATGCGCGCGCTCCATGCCTTTGGCGCGCCGATGCGCGAGCGGGGCCGCGGCGGCATGATCGTGGTCGGGTCGGGTGCCTGCTACGCCGGACTGCCCGGCATCGGCGTTTATGCGGCCAGCAAGGCGTTCGACCTCGTCCTGTGCGAGGCGCTCTGGGCCGAACTGGAGCCACACGGGGTCGACGTGCTCAGCTACGTGATCGGCCGGACAGACACGCCGGCGCACCGAGAGTTGATGGAGGCCCGCGGCATGGCGATCCCCGACAACCTGGCGGATCCCGACGATGTCGCCCGTCTCGGCCTCGAGCGCCTGCCCCATGGACCGGTGTGCAACTGGGGCGAGGCGGACGACGAGGCCGTCGTGTCCGCCACCTCCGCTGCGCAGCGCCGTGAGCGGATTCGGGCAGTGGCCGCCATGTCCGCCGCCTACGCCGCGAAAGGATGA
- a CDS encoding acetyl/propionyl/methylcrotonyl-CoA carboxylase subunit alpha, whose product MIRSLLIANRGEIACRVIRTAKKLGIRTIAVYSDADAQALHVREADEAVHIGPSPARESYLVGERILAAAQQTGAEAIHPGYGFLSENSAFAQSVIDAGLVWVGPNPASIDAMGLKDAAKKLMAAAGVPVTPGYMGEDQNPELLAAEAAKIGYPVLIKAVAGGGGKGMRLAESPDAFVDALASCQREAASSFGNDHVLIEKYILSPRHIEVQVFGDKHGNVVHLFERDCSLQRRHQKVIEEAPAPGMDEATRAELCASAVRAAKAVDYVGAGTIEFIADGSEGLRADRIWFMEMNTRLQVEHPVTEEITGVDLVEWQLRVASGEPIPMAQDELGIDGWAMEARLYAEDPAKGFLPSIGKLELLQFGDAEAGRIDTGVYEGAEVSPFYDPMIAKVIAWGEDRDEARERLSDMLSDSAVWPVKTNASFLVKALEHPDFVAGTVDTGLIGRDGEAMAEVPQPSAEVLEAAVAALVPAYATPGLRLNAAPVRKAWFLLDGQEIEVALREGSEEPTDAVLLTEQGQAWQLTPWRREGVHGAAAGSGAILAPMPGKVIAVEVETGQAVTAGQKLLTLEAMKMEHTLTAPFDGVVAELNASAGQQVQVEALLARIEEAAGDEA is encoded by the coding sequence ATGATCCGATCCCTCCTCATCGCCAATCGCGGCGAGATCGCCTGCCGGGTGATCCGCACCGCGAAGAAGCTCGGCATCCGCACCATTGCGGTCTACTCCGACGCCGACGCCCAGGCTCTCCACGTTCGCGAGGCGGACGAGGCCGTGCACATCGGCCCCTCGCCCGCGCGCGAAAGCTACCTTGTCGGCGAGCGCATCCTGGCAGCCGCCCAGCAGACCGGAGCCGAGGCGATCCACCCAGGCTACGGCTTCCTGTCCGAGAACTCGGCCTTCGCGCAGAGCGTCATTGACGCCGGGCTCGTCTGGGTCGGGCCGAACCCGGCTTCAATCGACGCCATGGGCCTCAAGGACGCGGCCAAGAAGCTGATGGCCGCGGCCGGCGTGCCGGTGACGCCCGGCTACATGGGCGAGGACCAGAACCCCGAGCTCCTCGCTGCCGAGGCCGCCAAGATCGGCTACCCCGTCCTCATCAAGGCCGTCGCGGGCGGGGGCGGCAAGGGCATGCGCCTGGCCGAAAGCCCGGACGCCTTTGTGGACGCGCTCGCCTCCTGCCAGCGCGAGGCGGCGTCCTCGTTCGGCAACGACCATGTGCTGATCGAGAAGTACATCCTCTCGCCCCGCCACATCGAAGTGCAGGTGTTCGGCGACAAGCACGGCAACGTGGTCCACTTGTTCGAGCGCGACTGCTCGCTCCAGCGCCGCCACCAGAAGGTGATCGAGGAAGCGCCCGCGCCCGGCATGGACGAGGCGACCCGCGCCGAGCTGTGCGCCTCGGCTGTCCGCGCGGCCAAGGCCGTCGACTACGTCGGTGCGGGCACGATCGAGTTCATCGCCGATGGCTCGGAAGGTCTGCGCGCCGACCGCATCTGGTTCATGGAGATGAACACCCGCCTCCAGGTCGAGCACCCGGTGACCGAAGAGATCACCGGCGTCGACCTAGTCGAGTGGCAGCTACGCGTCGCGAGCGGCGAGCCGATCCCGATGGCGCAGGACGAGCTCGGCATCGACGGCTGGGCGATGGAAGCGCGCCTCTACGCCGAAGATCCGGCAAAGGGTTTTCTGCCCTCGATCGGCAAGCTGGAGCTGCTGCAGTTCGGCGACGCGGAGGCAGGCCGGATCGATACCGGCGTCTACGAAGGGGCCGAGGTCTCGCCGTTCTACGACCCGATGATCGCCAAGGTCATCGCCTGGGGCGAGGACCGCGACGAGGCGCGCGAGCGCCTCTCCGACATGCTGAGCGACAGCGCGGTGTGGCCGGTGAAGACCAATGCCTCGTTCCTGGTCAAGGCACTGGAGCACCCCGACTTCGTCGCCGGCACCGTCGATACCGGCCTGATCGGCCGCGACGGCGAGGCGATGGCCGAAGTGCCGCAACCCTCTGCCGAAGTCCTCGAAGCGGCGGTGGCGGCGCTGGTGCCCGCCTACGCCACGCCGGGCCTGCGCCTCAACGCCGCTCCGGTGCGCAAGGCCTGGTTCTTGCTCGACGGGCAAGAGATCGAGGTGGCGCTACGCGAAGGCAGCGAAGAGCCGACCGACGCGGTGCTGCTGACCGAGCAGGGCCAGGCCTGGCAGCTCACCCCATGGCGCCGCGAAGGCGTGCACGGCGCGGCAGCAGGCTCAGGCGCGATCCTGGCGCCGATGCCGGGCAAGGTCATCGCGGTTGAGGTCGAGACGGGGCAGGCCGTCACCGCCGGGCAGAAGCTGCTGACGCTCGAGGCGATGAAGATGGAGCATACCCTCACGGCGCCGTTCGACGGCGTGGTCGCGGAGCTGAACGCCAGCGCCGGCCAGCAGGTACAGGTCGAGGCCTTGCTGGCGCGCATCGAGGAAGCCGCCGGCGACGAGGCATGA
- a CDS encoding MaoC family dehydratase, translating to MPGKFFDEWQVGTRITHQPSRTVTETDNLLFSAMTHNMQPLHLDAEAAKASEFGQILVNSTFTFSLAVGLSIADTTVGTLVANLGFDKVVTPKPTFIGDTLTCHSEVVEIRESKSRPGQGIVVFKHELTNQHGETALSMLRTVLLKKRGS from the coding sequence ATGCCGGGCAAGTTCTTCGACGAGTGGCAGGTGGGGACACGGATCACACACCAGCCCAGCCGCACCGTCACCGAGACCGACAACCTGTTGTTCAGTGCCATGACGCACAACATGCAGCCGCTGCACCTCGACGCCGAGGCCGCCAAGGCGAGCGAGTTCGGGCAGATCCTGGTGAACTCGACCTTCACTTTCAGTCTCGCGGTCGGGCTGTCGATCGCCGACACGACGGTCGGCACGCTGGTGGCGAACCTGGGCTTCGACAAGGTGGTCACGCCCAAGCCGACCTTTATCGGCGACACGCTGACTTGCCACAGCGAAGTGGTGGAGATCCGCGAGAGCAAGTCGCGGCCGGGCCAGGGAATCGTCGTGTTCAAGCATGAGCTGACCAACCAGCACGGCGAGACGGCGCTGTCGATGCTGCGCACCGTGCTGCTGAAGAAGCGGGGAAGCTAA
- a CDS encoding LLM class flavin-dependent oxidoreductase, with translation MTASKITVSFDMRSPAWATPTPQLYRAAIEMAAFVDRIGADQIGLMQHHGSDDGYLPQPFTLAGGMAAVTERIRFILGAVILPLHDPLELAEHIAVLDNLSNGRINVIFGAGYVPLEFAMFRKSLRDRGKLMDAGLDLILRALKGERFEAEGRPIFVRPLPVQSPEDIVLVGGGVPASAKRAARFDVGFGPINGTVVDLYLEECAKAGRPPRTYFRPMQGMPLAVHLCEDPDAGWDAIAPHAVHVITEYAKWAEQEGEQSNSPFKGLTDPAVLRQAGMFAAMTPDQLVERVAALPDGPNIGFQPLLGGLSPEEGWKSLRLLEATMPRLREVMAAKVAA, from the coding sequence ATGACCGCCAGCAAGATCACCGTCTCGTTCGACATGCGCAGCCCTGCCTGGGCGACGCCGACGCCGCAGCTCTACCGCGCCGCGATCGAGATGGCCGCCTTCGTCGACCGGATCGGCGCCGACCAGATCGGGCTGATGCAGCACCACGGCTCGGATGATGGCTACCTGCCGCAGCCGTTCACGCTGGCGGGCGGCATGGCCGCGGTGACCGAGCGCATCCGCTTCATCCTGGGCGCGGTGATCCTGCCGCTGCACGATCCGCTGGAGCTGGCCGAGCACATTGCGGTTCTCGACAACCTGTCGAACGGGCGCATCAACGTGATCTTCGGCGCCGGCTACGTGCCGCTGGAATTCGCCATGTTCCGCAAGTCCTTGCGCGATCGGGGCAAGCTGATGGATGCGGGGCTCGACCTGATCCTGCGTGCGTTGAAGGGAGAGCGCTTCGAGGCCGAGGGACGCCCCATCTTCGTCCGCCCGCTGCCGGTGCAGAGCCCTGAGGACATCGTGCTCGTCGGCGGGGGCGTGCCCGCATCGGCCAAGCGCGCCGCGCGCTTCGACGTGGGCTTCGGCCCGATCAACGGCACGGTGGTGGACCTCTACCTGGAGGAGTGCGCCAAGGCCGGTCGGCCGCCGCGCACGTATTTCCGTCCGATGCAGGGCATGCCGCTCGCGGTGCACTTGTGCGAGGACCCCGATGCCGGGTGGGACGCGATCGCGCCGCATGCCGTCCACGTCATCACCGAATATGCCAAGTGGGCCGAGCAGGAGGGTGAGCAGTCCAACTCGCCATTCAAGGGGCTGACCGACCCGGCCGTGCTGCGCCAGGCCGGCATGTTCGCGGCGATGACTCCCGACCAGCTGGTCGAGCGCGTTGCTGCCTTGCCCGATGGGCCGAACATCGGCTTCCAGCCGCTGCTCGGCGGCCTCTCGCCCGAGGAGGGCTGGAAATCGCTCCGCCTGCTCGAGGCGACGATGCCGCGCTTGCGCGAAGTGATGGCCGCGAAGGTGGCAGCATGA
- a CDS encoding nuclear transport factor 2 family protein — protein MTDVTADLADKQAITEQIYRYCRSVDRLDVPLGHGVFHEDATADYGPTGYKGTGRGAIDWICEAHLKLQAHSHQVTNILIEVEGDRAGSEAYVMAALRGLREGQPFQMQVWARYCDTWSRREGTWRIDHRNTVIDFDAMSDVRPLHDHQWARRDRQDPSYASLKASA, from the coding sequence ATGACCGACGTGACAGCAGACCTCGCCGACAAGCAGGCGATCACCGAGCAGATCTATCGCTACTGCCGTTCGGTGGATCGGCTCGACGTGCCGCTAGGCCATGGAGTGTTCCACGAGGACGCGACCGCAGATTACGGCCCGACCGGCTACAAGGGTACGGGTCGCGGCGCGATCGACTGGATCTGCGAGGCGCATCTCAAGCTCCAGGCGCACTCGCACCAGGTCACCAACATCCTGATCGAGGTCGAGGGCGACCGTGCCGGCAGCGAGGCCTACGTGATGGCGGCGCTGCGTGGATTGCGCGAGGGCCAGCCGTTCCAGATGCAGGTCTGGGCCCGCTATTGCGACACCTGGTCGCGGCGTGAAGGCACTTGGCGCATCGACCACCGCAACACCGTGATCGACTTCGACGCGATGAGCGATGTCCGGCCGCTCCATGATCACCAATGGGCACGCCGCGACCGCCAAGACCCCTCTTACGCCAGCCTGAAAGCCTCCGCATGA
- a CDS encoding DUF2889 domain-containing protein, with translation MATTIYPPPPRSTANPAPTRPANSMRRTSSIDVAWPDGPEAPRRMVGRARDMRTDYRGDGEVLAEGSFRLRMTEDKTVIAIEADPPQAGIDTLVGERGGGHLRMVLRERLPQLIARNDPLYLVLDDISGTALVSAFAWSQWYPDWVEKLRARMGEETMARMMEQRINVCWGLQEGNTGVRPEGPPNNVADADAGELRNPADPDGWHAFHDEDGPGFRRARRIDVVRDEAAGQLRIDSAFQDSAKLREGGRVAIHEYLLRATCDLDTLEILTLEPEARILPFSECPGAIHNTGRLIGKRLDAIRAEVLAQLRGPEGCTHLNDALRALADVPALAEGLRELA, from the coding sequence ATGGCGACCACGATCTACCCCCCGCCCCCGCGCTCGACGGCCAATCCGGCCCCTACGCGCCCTGCGAACTCGATGCGGCGTACCTCCAGCATCGACGTTGCCTGGCCCGACGGGCCCGAGGCGCCGCGGCGGATGGTCGGCCGCGCACGCGACATGCGCACCGATTACCGCGGGGATGGCGAGGTGCTCGCGGAAGGCAGCTTTCGCCTGCGCATGACCGAGGACAAGACGGTCATCGCCATCGAAGCCGATCCCCCGCAAGCCGGCATCGACACGCTGGTGGGCGAGCGCGGCGGCGGCCACTTGCGCATGGTGCTGCGCGAGCGCCTGCCGCAGCTGATCGCGCGCAACGACCCGCTCTACCTGGTGCTGGACGATATCTCCGGAACCGCGCTGGTCTCCGCCTTCGCCTGGTCGCAGTGGTACCCCGACTGGGTCGAGAAACTGCGCGCTCGCATGGGCGAGGAGACCATGGCGAGGATGATGGAGCAGCGCATAAACGTGTGCTGGGGCCTGCAGGAGGGCAACACCGGCGTGCGCCCGGAAGGTCCGCCCAACAACGTCGCCGATGCCGACGCGGGCGAGCTGCGCAACCCGGCCGACCCAGACGGCTGGCATGCCTTCCATGACGAGGACGGCCCGGGCTTCCGCCGCGCCCGCCGCATCGATGTTGTGCGCGACGAGGCGGCAGGCCAGCTGCGGATCGATTCGGCCTTTCAGGACAGCGCCAAGCTGCGTGAGGGCGGCCGCGTCGCGATCCACGAGTATCTGCTGCGCGCGACCTGCGATCTCGACACGCTGGAGATCCTGACACTCGAGCCCGAGGCGCGCATCCTGCCCTTCTCCGAATGCCCCGGCGCGATCCACAACACCGGGCGGCTGATCGGCAAGCGCCTCGACGCAATCCGCGCCGAGGTCCTGGCGCAGCTGCGCGGCCCTGAAGGGTGCACGCATCTGAACGATGCGCTTCGGGCGCTGGCCGACGTGCCGGCGCTGGCGGAGGGGTTGCGAGAGTTGGCTTAG
- a CDS encoding zinc-binding dehydrogenase, which yields MKAAFIADGKVGVGGLADPVPGKGQALVRTHVCGLCASDQHFLSGGHNLIELSRKMGGPYAALDFARPFVPGHEYVGEVLDYGPGSRRSVQTGRRVVSVPIMRQGGSHAVVGYSHQCPGGFGELMLLDEDFLIEVPDALPDDYAALVEPLAVGLEHARRGRPDKGDAALVLGCGAIGLGVIAGLKLMGVGPIVAADFHPGRRELAIAAGAHIAIDPRESDPYAPLPQFDGRRVNLIYECVGQPGMLQRIVEAAPFDGRIVMGGYCMEAESLYVFAAQNKRLNIQFAGGEEPQDMDLALRAIADGRIDVTPWLGGRIGLGEVADAVANLSGPSAPVRTLVDPRLG from the coding sequence ATGAAGGCGGCTTTCATCGCCGACGGCAAGGTCGGCGTCGGCGGCCTGGCTGACCCGGTTCCCGGCAAGGGCCAGGCGCTGGTGCGCACGCATGTCTGCGGGTTGTGCGCTTCGGACCAGCACTTCCTCAGCGGCGGGCACAACCTGATCGAGCTTTCGCGCAAGATGGGCGGCCCTTATGCCGCGCTCGACTTCGCGCGCCCCTTCGTGCCGGGGCACGAGTATGTCGGCGAAGTGCTCGACTATGGGCCTGGAAGCCGGCGCAGCGTGCAGACGGGACGCCGCGTGGTGTCGGTGCCGATCATGCGGCAGGGCGGCAGCCATGCCGTCGTCGGCTACAGCCACCAGTGCCCCGGCGGCTTCGGCGAGCTGATGCTGCTCGACGAGGACTTCCTGATCGAAGTGCCCGATGCCTTGCCAGACGACTACGCCGCGCTTGTGGAGCCGTTGGCCGTCGGCCTGGAGCATGCTCGACGTGGCCGGCCGGACAAGGGCGATGCCGCTCTGGTGCTGGGCTGCGGGGCGATCGGCCTGGGCGTCATCGCGGGGCTCAAGCTGATGGGTGTGGGCCCGATCGTCGCCGCGGACTTCCATCCAGGTAGGCGCGAGCTGGCGATCGCGGCGGGCGCGCACATCGCCATCGACCCGCGTGAGAGCGACCCCTACGCGCCGCTGCCGCAGTTCGACGGCCGCCGCGTCAACCTGATCTACGAGTGCGTCGGCCAGCCGGGCATGCTGCAGCGGATCGTCGAGGCGGCGCCGTTCGATGGACGGATCGTGATGGGCGGCTACTGCATGGAGGCCGAGAGCCTTTACGTGTTCGCCGCGCAGAACAAGCGCCTCAACATCCAGTTCGCGGGTGGCGAGGAGCCGCAGGACATGGACCTCGCCTTGCGTGCGATCGCCGACGGGCGGATCGACGTGACGCCATGGCTGGGCGGCCGCATCGGGCTGGGCGAGGTGGCGGATGCCGTCGCCAACCTCTCGGGCCCGAGTGCCCCGGTGCGCACGCTGGTGGATCCGCGATTGGGTTAA
- a CDS encoding NADP-dependent oxidoreductase produces MKQVVLASYARGNPQATDFRVEEVAEPQAGEGELLLRTLYIAVDPLIRFSLDESTITGAGRMDLGAPMIGPTVSQVIASNHPNYAAGDYVEGRTPWAETTVVAPDKSDYRGPPRKLDPALAPVSTALGALGGPGQTAYEGVVKVGRLQAGETIVISAAGGAVGSMAGQIAKALGARAVGIAGGQAKCQGLLDLGFDAVADYKAPDFDAQLKAALPEGADVYFENVGGDVTLAVLPHLKRGARMPMCGFIAYYGVGMEGPGPDHLPGFYRQIMNKALEIKGFAGLFAGQKGLDDIAGWMKAGKIRFAEAFVESIDAAPEAFASVFSGHDHVGKLLVRVAAE; encoded by the coding sequence ATGAAGCAGGTCGTCCTCGCCAGCTATGCCAGGGGCAACCCGCAGGCCACCGACTTCCGCGTCGAGGAAGTGGCGGAACCGCAGGCGGGTGAGGGCGAGCTGCTGCTCAGGACGCTCTATATCGCGGTCGACCCGCTGATCCGCTTCTCGCTGGACGAGAGCACGATCACAGGGGCGGGCCGGATGGACCTGGGCGCGCCGATGATCGGCCCCACGGTGAGTCAGGTCATCGCCTCCAACCACCCGAACTACGCGGCAGGTGACTATGTCGAGGGTCGCACGCCCTGGGCGGAGACGACCGTCGTCGCGCCCGACAAAAGCGATTATCGCGGGCCGCCGCGCAAGCTCGATCCTGCCCTGGCGCCGGTCTCGACGGCCCTCGGCGCGCTCGGTGGTCCGGGGCAGACGGCCTACGAGGGCGTGGTCAAGGTCGGCCGGCTGCAGGCGGGCGAGACGATCGTGATTTCTGCGGCAGGCGGCGCGGTCGGCTCGATGGCGGGGCAGATCGCCAAGGCACTCGGCGCCCGAGCGGTCGGCATCGCCGGCGGCCAGGCGAAGTGCCAAGGCCTGCTCGACCTCGGCTTCGATGCGGTGGCCGACTACAAGGCGCCCGACTTCGACGCGCAGCTCAAGGCCGCGCTGCCCGAGGGCGCGGACGTCTATTTCGAGAACGTCGGCGGCGACGTGACACTGGCGGTGCTGCCGCACCTGAAGCGCGGCGCGCGCATGCCGATGTGCGGGTTCATCGCCTACTATGGCGTCGGCATGGAAGGGCCTGGGCCCGATCACCTGCCGGGCTTCTACCGCCAGATCATGAACAAGGCGCTGGAGATCAAGGGCTTTGCCGGGCTGTTCGCAGGGCAGAAGGGTTTGGACGACATCGCCGGCTGGATGAAGGCCGGTAAGATCCGCTTCGCCGAGGCCTTCGTCGAAAGCATCGATGCCGCGCCCGAGGCCTTCGCCAGCGTGTTCTCAGGTCACGACCACGTCGGCAAGCTGCTGGTCCGCGTGGCGGCGGAGTAA
- a CDS encoding GbsR/MarR family transcriptional regulator, translating to MKLSAEDERFLDDIAVLMAPWGWARPVGRIYAYLLLRDGPATLDEIASDLGMSKSNASVAARTLEHCGNARRHSEPGSKRIYYAVPDSHGGSFIERAALLGRLQGLFVRQSDRDLPASVVDRFDTLAAFYARMREAMEGVIEGEQVGHQKPSRRAG from the coding sequence ATGAAGTTGTCTGCCGAGGATGAACGCTTCCTCGACGATATCGCAGTGCTGATGGCGCCGTGGGGCTGGGCGCGTCCGGTCGGGCGGATCTATGCCTACCTGCTGCTGCGCGACGGACCCGCGACGCTGGACGAAATTGCCTCAGACCTCGGCATGAGCAAGAGCAATGCCAGCGTCGCTGCCCGCACGCTGGAGCATTGCGGCAACGCCCGCCGCCACAGCGAGCCCGGCAGCAAGCGCATCTACTACGCCGTGCCCGATAGCCATGGCGGCTCGTTCATCGAACGCGCCGCGCTGCTGGGCCGGCTGCAAGGCCTGTTCGTGCGCCAGAGCGACCGCGACTTGCCGGCATCGGTGGTGGATCGGTTTGATACGCTCGCGGCCTTCTACGCCCGCATGCGCGAGGCGATGGAAGGGGTGATCGAGGGTGAGCAGGTCGGGCACCAGAAGCCAAGCCGTAGGGCAGGCTGA
- a CDS encoding TfoX/Sxy family protein, whose amino-acid sequence MSTAKQKERHAEIVDWVSESLEPLGIVTARAMMGGQTLYCDGVVFAIVAGGELWFKADAATDHEWDSAGREKFTYDRDGKPASMNYRLAPDDVYDYPEEMMRWAELGLVAGRRAAAKKKPKKDT is encoded by the coding sequence ATGAGCACCGCCAAGCAGAAGGAGCGCCACGCCGAGATCGTCGACTGGGTGAGCGAGAGCCTGGAACCGCTCGGCATCGTGACCGCGCGCGCGATGATGGGCGGGCAGACGCTCTACTGCGACGGCGTGGTCTTCGCGATCGTCGCTGGGGGCGAGCTGTGGTTCAAGGCCGATGCCGCGACCGACCACGAGTGGGACTCGGCAGGACGCGAGAAGTTCACCTACGACCGGGACGGCAAGCCGGCCTCGATGAACTACCGCCTCGCGCCCGACGACGTCTACGACTACCCCGAAGAGATGATGCGCTGGGCCGAACTGGGCCTCGTCGCCGGACGTCGCGCAGCAGCCAAGAAAAAGCCGAAAAAGGATACCTGA
- a CDS encoding cytochrome P450: MTGRSSNALNSLMSDNPRYAQMFDVNSQSANAGVDGGRDYTDDMNALRDKAPVHQGSLRELLGVPQMSHAMGPPRNEMTFFSYRACEIGFRENLLFSSEGYNESPGVRTIGTTILSMVGKPHKRLRSAAQPLFKRPKVIDWWNKRWIEETVDALLDRLLEQETTDLNFELCARLPMATVTRAIGLEGEDVIEFRYQLERATFGAAKLPPEESAASRAWVDDTLRGLIAENTRAPGDNLIAGLLAAEIVDEEDGYKRKLTEDEIFGYCKLAIFAGGGTTWRQLGITIDALMNHRQFWDACRDDRSLVELAVEESLRWRCTDPEMPRLSMEDATVEGVFVPAGTRVHLCFGAANHDPAIFERPGEYDIFRKKQANMGFGFGPHRCLGIEVARQEMIVAINGLLDRFPNMTLDPAKPKPEYRGLEHRGMTAVPVKLR, encoded by the coding sequence ATGACGGGACGCAGCTCGAACGCGCTCAACTCGCTGATGAGCGACAATCCGCGCTATGCGCAGATGTTCGACGTCAACAGCCAGAGTGCCAATGCCGGCGTCGACGGCGGCCGCGACTACACCGATGACATGAATGCATTGCGTGACAAGGCGCCCGTCCACCAGGGTAGCTTGCGCGAGCTGCTGGGCGTGCCGCAGATGAGCCACGCGATGGGGCCGCCGCGCAACGAGATGACGTTCTTCTCGTACCGCGCCTGCGAGATCGGCTTTCGCGAGAACCTGCTGTTCTCCTCCGAGGGCTACAACGAGAGCCCCGGCGTGCGCACGATCGGCACCACCATCCTGTCGATGGTCGGCAAGCCGCACAAGCGCCTGCGCTCCGCCGCGCAGCCGCTGTTCAAGCGGCCCAAGGTCATCGACTGGTGGAACAAGCGCTGGATCGAGGAAACGGTCGACGCGCTGCTCGACCGTCTGCTCGAGCAGGAGACCACCGACCTCAACTTCGAGCTTTGCGCCCGCCTGCCGATGGCGACGGTCACCCGTGCGATCGGGCTGGAGGGCGAGGACGTGATCGAGTTCCGCTACCAGCTGGAACGCGCAACCTTCGGCGCTGCCAAGCTGCCGCCGGAGGAGTCCGCCGCGTCGCGTGCCTGGGTCGACGATACCCTGCGCGGGCTGATCGCGGAAAACACTCGCGCTCCGGGCGACAACCTGATTGCCGGGCTGCTTGCCGCCGAGATCGTCGACGAGGAGGACGGCTACAAGCGCAAGCTGACCGAGGACGAGATCTTCGGCTACTGCAAGCTGGCGATCTTCGCGGGCGGCGGCACCACCTGGCGCCAGCTGGGCATCACCATCGACGCGCTGATGAACCATCGCCAGTTCTGGGATGCCTGCCGCGACGATCGCTCGCTGGTCGAGCTGGCGGTCGAGGAATCGCTGCGCTGGCGCTGCACCGATCCGGAAATGCCGCGCCTGTCGATGGAGGACGCGACGGTCGAGGGCGTGTTCGTGCCCGCCGGCACCCGCGTGCACTTGTGCTTCGGCGCCGCCAACCACGATCCGGCGATCTTCGAGCGGCCGGGCGAGTACGACATCTTCCGCAAAAAGCAGGCGAACATGGGCTTCGGCTTCGGTCCGCACCGGTGCCTGGGCATCGAAGTCGCGCGCCAGGAGATGATCGTCGCCATCAACGGATTGCTCGATCGCTTCCCGAACATGACGCTCGATCCGGCGAAGCCCAAGCCCGAATACCGCGGCCTCGAACACCGCGGCATGACCGCCGTTCCCGTCAAGCTGCGGTGA
- a CDS encoding enoyl-CoA hydratase/isomerase family protein, with product MDLSDYAEKYTGIRFTREDGVLEMTLHTRGGPALWGTSRTSLHAELGEAFADLARDAQNKVVVLTGTGDSFLAGADPQERFDEPDMADMWRRIHEEGLALLQNLLAVPVPMIAAVNGPALIHAELAVLADIVLAAPHAEFADLAHVPQGAVPGDGVHVVWPMLLGPNRGRYFLLTGERIGAEEALRLGMVGEVVPADRLLDRAREHARRLATHSAPMLRHTRSLLVRELRRRMFDELGSGLAHEGLAILLGR from the coding sequence ATGGACCTGAGCGACTACGCCGAGAAGTATACCGGCATCCGCTTCACCCGTGAGGACGGCGTGCTGGAAATGACGCTGCACACGCGCGGCGGTCCGGCGCTATGGGGCACCTCGCGCACCAGCCTCCATGCCGAACTGGGCGAGGCGTTCGCCGACTTGGCGCGCGACGCGCAGAACAAGGTGGTCGTGCTCACCGGCACCGGTGACAGCTTCCTCGCCGGCGCCGACCCGCAGGAGCGCTTCGACGAACCCGACATGGCTGACATGTGGCGCCGTATCCACGAGGAGGGCCTGGCGCTGCTGCAAAATCTGCTCGCCGTGCCGGTGCCGATGATCGCGGCGGTGAATGGCCCGGCGCTGATCCATGCCGAGCTGGCGGTGCTCGCCGACATCGTCCTCGCCGCGCCGCACGCCGAGTTCGCCGATCTGGCGCACGTTCCGCAGGGGGCGGTGCCGGGCGATGGCGTGCACGTTGTCTGGCCGATGCTGCTGGGGCCGAACCGCGGCCGCTATTTCCTACTCACCGGCGAACGGATCGGGGCGGAAGAAGCGCTGCGCCTCGGCATGGTCGGCGAGGTGGTGCCGGCGGACCGGCTGCTCGATCGCGCCCGCGAGCACGCGCGTCGCCTGGCCACGCACTCGGCGCCGATGCTGCGCCACACGCGCAGTCTGCTGGTGCGCGAGCTGCGCCGGCGCATGTTCGACGAACTGGGCAGCGGGTTGGCGCACGAGGGGCTGGCGATACTGCTGGGACGTTAG